The following proteins are encoded in a genomic region of Roseisolibacter agri:
- the ileS gene encoding isoleucine--tRNA ligase, translating into MSDESTTTANGTFPSLPADAAPHAQEQELLAQWKAEGLFHRVQESRAGAKPFVFFEGPPTANGRPGIHHLFARTIKDLFCRHRAMQGYFVPRKAGWDTHGLPVEIEVEKQLGISGKQDIERVGVAEFNRLCRESVWKYRGEWEQLSERMAYWLDYDQPYVTYTHDYVESVWWALKTLFEKGLLFRGHKILPYCPRCGTALSSHEVALGYKDVEDPSVYVALDLVHDGPQRRRIIVWTTTPWTLVSNTALAVNPELTYVELRKKTGAEWTIVLAEARAAGVLGADYADRWDVVATMPGSALAGMRYRRPLDWVAYPEQGERELIVAESFVSADDGSGVVHMAPAFGSDDYAAGQRHNLAFVQPVNGRGEFDASIPVVGGTFVKKADPLIIEELRRRDALWKAQQELHSYPHCWRCGTPLLYYARDSWFVRTTAYRDRMIARNDAVDWNPPEVGSGRFGSWLENNIDWAVSRDRYWGTPLPVWVNDADPSEIEVVGSYAELAAKVGRALPEDFDPHKPHVDAYTWPAASGTGTMRRVPSVIDTWFDSGSMPFAQWHYPFENQDVVAAQYPADFIAEGVDQTRGWFYSLLAIATGLGDALPNNGTDAAAPYRAVVVNDLVLDATGQKMSKSKGNVVNPWEVMERHGADAARLFLVSSSQVWVPRRFDESAIRQTAGNFLVTLKNVYRFFALYANFGWSPSDADPAPAQRPLLDRWVLSRLATVEREADALLTQYDATLAARRVMEFFDDDVSKWYVRLSRARYWGDGTSADERAAFATLREVLLVTARLLAPFAPFITDWLHRALAGESVHLAGYVRPSSDAAVVHEPALEAAMAGIRRLANLGRAARESVGINVRQPLAEVVCVLPVPIGAEGAEAARLARELDGLLRTELNVKAVRWAESGDSLVTLEAKPNFRVLGKRFGKATPLAAEAVAALGADALHAFERGEPVAISVEGSDHLLQPEELSILRRATGEYAVEEEGGVVVALNPRISPELREEGMARELVSRVQRLRKESGLEVSDRVRLAIRGGSEVEAAVRTHREYIAGEVLARHLAVGTDVDSSSVSDAESAAAGMPASGAADATVPPQTWTQSFDLDGAEVHVTLSKDPS; encoded by the coding sequence GTGAGCGACGAATCGACGACCACCGCGAACGGGACGTTCCCGTCGCTGCCCGCCGACGCGGCGCCGCACGCGCAGGAGCAGGAGCTGCTTGCGCAGTGGAAGGCCGAGGGGCTGTTCCACCGCGTGCAGGAGTCGCGCGCGGGCGCGAAGCCGTTCGTCTTCTTCGAAGGACCGCCGACGGCCAACGGACGGCCCGGCATCCACCACCTGTTCGCGCGCACGATCAAGGACCTCTTCTGTCGCCACCGCGCGATGCAGGGGTACTTCGTGCCGCGCAAGGCGGGGTGGGACACGCACGGCCTCCCCGTCGAGATCGAGGTCGAGAAGCAGCTCGGCATCAGCGGCAAGCAGGACATCGAGCGCGTGGGCGTGGCGGAGTTCAACCGCCTCTGCCGCGAGAGCGTGTGGAAGTACCGCGGCGAGTGGGAGCAGCTCTCCGAGCGCATGGCGTACTGGCTGGACTACGACCAGCCGTACGTCACGTACACGCACGACTACGTCGAGAGCGTGTGGTGGGCGCTGAAGACGCTGTTCGAGAAGGGGCTGCTCTTCCGCGGGCACAAGATCCTGCCGTACTGCCCGCGCTGCGGCACCGCGCTCTCGTCGCACGAGGTCGCGCTGGGCTACAAGGACGTCGAGGATCCGAGCGTGTACGTCGCGCTCGACCTGGTGCACGACGGCCCGCAGCGCCGCCGCATCATCGTCTGGACGACGACGCCGTGGACGCTCGTGTCGAACACCGCGCTCGCGGTGAACCCCGAGCTGACGTACGTCGAGCTGCGCAAGAAGACGGGCGCGGAGTGGACGATCGTGCTCGCCGAGGCGCGCGCGGCGGGCGTGCTGGGCGCCGACTACGCGGACCGCTGGGACGTCGTCGCGACGATGCCGGGCAGCGCGCTCGCGGGTATGCGCTACCGCCGTCCGCTCGACTGGGTCGCGTATCCGGAGCAGGGCGAGCGTGAGCTCATCGTGGCCGAGTCGTTCGTGTCGGCGGACGACGGCTCGGGCGTGGTGCACATGGCGCCCGCGTTCGGCTCCGACGACTACGCGGCGGGCCAGCGCCACAACCTCGCGTTCGTGCAGCCGGTGAACGGCCGCGGCGAGTTCGACGCGTCGATCCCGGTCGTCGGCGGCACCTTCGTGAAGAAGGCCGACCCGCTGATCATCGAGGAGCTGAGGCGGCGCGACGCGCTGTGGAAGGCGCAGCAGGAGCTGCACAGCTATCCGCACTGCTGGCGCTGCGGGACGCCGCTGCTGTACTACGCGCGCGACTCGTGGTTCGTGCGCACGACGGCGTACCGCGACCGGATGATCGCGCGCAACGACGCGGTCGACTGGAACCCGCCGGAGGTGGGCAGCGGCCGCTTCGGCTCCTGGCTGGAGAACAACATCGACTGGGCGGTGTCGCGCGACCGGTACTGGGGCACGCCGCTGCCGGTGTGGGTGAACGACGCCGATCCGAGCGAGATCGAGGTCGTCGGCTCGTACGCGGAGCTGGCGGCGAAGGTCGGCCGCGCGCTGCCCGAGGACTTCGATCCGCACAAGCCGCACGTCGACGCGTACACGTGGCCCGCGGCCAGCGGCACGGGCACGATGCGGCGCGTGCCGAGCGTGATCGACACCTGGTTCGACTCGGGGTCGATGCCCTTCGCGCAGTGGCACTACCCGTTCGAGAACCAGGACGTCGTGGCGGCGCAGTACCCGGCCGACTTCATCGCCGAGGGCGTCGACCAGACGCGCGGGTGGTTCTACTCGCTGCTGGCGATCGCGACGGGGCTGGGCGACGCGCTCCCGAACAACGGGACCGACGCCGCGGCGCCGTATCGCGCGGTCGTGGTGAACGACCTCGTGCTCGACGCGACCGGGCAGAAGATGTCCAAGAGCAAGGGCAACGTGGTCAACCCGTGGGAGGTGATGGAGCGCCACGGGGCGGACGCCGCGCGGCTCTTCCTCGTCTCGTCCAGCCAGGTGTGGGTGCCGCGGCGCTTCGACGAGTCGGCCATCCGGCAGACGGCGGGCAACTTCCTGGTCACGCTGAAGAACGTGTACCGGTTCTTCGCGCTGTACGCGAACTTCGGCTGGTCGCCGAGCGACGCGGACCCGGCGCCCGCCCAGCGTCCGCTGCTCGACCGGTGGGTGCTGTCGCGGCTCGCGACGGTGGAGCGCGAGGCCGACGCGCTGCTGACGCAGTACGACGCCACGCTGGCCGCGCGGCGCGTGATGGAGTTCTTCGACGACGACGTCTCCAAGTGGTACGTGCGCCTGTCGCGCGCGCGGTACTGGGGCGACGGCACGTCGGCGGACGAGCGCGCGGCGTTCGCGACGCTGCGCGAGGTGCTGCTGGTCACCGCGCGCCTGCTGGCGCCGTTCGCGCCCTTCATCACCGACTGGCTGCACCGCGCGCTGGCCGGCGAGAGCGTGCACCTCGCGGGCTACGTGCGTCCGTCCTCCGATGCGGCCGTGGTGCACGAGCCCGCGCTGGAGGCCGCGATGGCGGGGATCCGCCGGCTGGCCAACCTGGGCCGCGCGGCGCGCGAGAGCGTGGGGATCAACGTCCGGCAGCCGCTGGCCGAGGTGGTCTGCGTCCTCCCGGTGCCGATCGGGGCCGAGGGGGCGGAGGCGGCGCGGCTGGCGCGCGAGCTGGACGGGCTGCTCCGCACCGAGCTGAACGTGAAGGCGGTGCGCTGGGCCGAGAGCGGCGACTCGCTGGTGACGCTGGAGGCGAAGCCCAACTTCCGCGTCCTCGGGAAGCGGTTCGGGAAGGCGACCCCGCTGGCGGCCGAGGCCGTCGCGGCGCTCGGCGCGGACGCCCTGCACGCCTTCGAGCGCGGCGAGCCGGTCGCCATCTCCGTGGAAGGGAGCGACCACCTGCTGCAGCCCGAGGAGCTGTCCATCCTGCGCCGCGCGACGGGCGAGTACGCCGTCGAGGAGGAAGGCGGGGTGGTGGTCGCCCTCAACCCGCGGATCTCGCCGGAGCTGCGCGAGGAGGGAATGGCTCGCGAGCTGGTGAGTCGGGTACAACGCCTCCGCAAGGAATCCGGGCTGGAGGTCAGCGACCGCGTCCGCCTCGCGATCCGGGGCGGCTCCGAGGTCGAGGCCGCCGTGCGGACGCATCGGGAGTACATCGCGGGGGAGGTCCTGGCACGACACCTCGCGGTGGGCACGGACGTAGACAGCAGCAGCGTGAGCGACGCCGAGAGCGCCGCGGCCGGGATGCCCGCGTCCGGCGCGGCAGATGCAACTGTGCCCCCCCAGACCTGGACGCAGTCCTTCGACCTCGACGGGGCGGAGGTGCACGTCACCCTGAGCAAGGACCCATCCTGA
- a CDS encoding TraR/DksA family transcriptional regulator — protein MPSSGTKAAAAKAPEPSADKKFKPMTKKQLSHFEKRLLEERKRVLKELGHHGETFGASAQESDGDLSSYSFHMADQGTDAMEREKAFLFASQEGRFLWHIDEALRRLYRSPETFGKCHSCGGEIAYDRLDALPHARYCIDCKQREEDGKKGG, from the coding sequence ATGCCCAGCAGCGGGACCAAGGCGGCAGCCGCGAAGGCGCCGGAGCCCTCGGCCGACAAGAAGTTCAAGCCGATGACCAAGAAGCAGCTGTCCCACTTCGAGAAGCGCCTGCTCGAGGAGCGCAAGCGCGTGCTCAAGGAGCTGGGGCATCATGGCGAGACGTTCGGCGCCAGCGCGCAGGAGTCCGACGGCGACCTGAGCTCGTACTCGTTCCACATGGCCGACCAGGGGACCGACGCCATGGAGCGCGAGAAGGCGTTCCTCTTCGCCAGCCAGGAGGGCCGCTTCCTCTGGCACATCGACGAGGCGCTGCGCCGGCTGTACCGCTCGCCCGAGACGTTCGGCAAGTGCCACTCGTGCGGCGGGGAGATCGCGTACGATCGCCTCGACGCACTCCCCCACGCGCGCTACTGCATCGACTGCAAGCAGCGCGAGGAAGACGGGAAGAAGGGCGGCTGA
- a CDS encoding purine-nucleoside phosphorylase — protein MTATGHEVVQGTEVSDALAAGRARLAAAVSAVRARWDAVPEAAVILGTGLGGLAERMTVDVAIPYDAIPGMPLSTVESHAGRLLCGTLAGRRVIAMQGRFHRYEGYALADVTFPVRLLRALGAPTLVVSNACGGMHPLWAPGDLMLIADHINLIGDNPLVGPNDDAMGPRFPDMSEPYDAALRTVAREVALARGATLREGVYVAVAGPNLETRAEYRMLRALGGDVVGMSTVPEVIVARHAGMRVLGLSIITDQCLPDALEPATVEQIIAVARRAEPALADVVCGVLERLEGTP, from the coding sequence ATGACGGCGACGGGACACGAGGTGGTGCAGGGAACGGAGGTGTCGGACGCCCTGGCGGCGGGGCGCGCGCGCCTGGCCGCGGCGGTGTCGGCGGTGCGCGCGCGCTGGGATGCGGTGCCCGAGGCGGCGGTGATCCTCGGCACGGGGCTCGGCGGGCTGGCGGAGCGCATGACGGTGGACGTCGCGATCCCGTACGACGCGATCCCGGGGATGCCGCTGTCGACCGTCGAGTCGCACGCGGGGCGCCTGCTCTGCGGCACGCTGGCGGGCCGTCGCGTGATCGCGATGCAGGGCCGCTTCCACCGCTACGAGGGCTACGCGCTGGCCGACGTCACCTTCCCGGTGCGGCTGCTGCGCGCGCTCGGCGCGCCGACGCTCGTCGTGTCGAACGCGTGCGGCGGGATGCACCCGCTGTGGGCGCCCGGTGACCTGATGCTGATCGCGGACCACATCAACCTGATCGGCGACAACCCGCTCGTGGGCCCCAACGACGACGCGATGGGCCCGCGCTTCCCGGACATGTCGGAGCCGTACGACGCGGCACTGCGCACCGTCGCCCGCGAGGTCGCGCTGGCGCGCGGCGCGACGCTGCGCGAGGGCGTGTACGTCGCCGTCGCCGGCCCGAACCTGGAGACGCGCGCCGAGTACCGCATGCTGCGCGCGCTCGGCGGCGACGTGGTGGGGATGTCCACCGTGCCCGAGGTGATCGTCGCGCGGCACGCGGGCATGCGCGTGCTGGGGCTGTCGATCATCACCGACCAGTGCCTGCCGGACGCGCTGGAGCCGGCGACCGTGGAGCAGATCATCGCCGTGGCGCGCCGCGCCGAGCCGGCGCTGGCCGACGTCGTGTGCGGCGTCCTGGAGCGACTGGAGGGCACGCCGTGA
- the lspA gene encoding signal peptidase II, with product MSLSSGSHPAHDADAERSTARAAVVLAAVVVALDQGTKLLAERHLLPRHTPHDIIGDVLRFTLTYNPGAAFGMHLGEASRWVFMVLTVLIVGFLIRLYRSLPTGERPLKLAIATVIGGAIGNFVDRIRSPEGVVDFIDVGVGDVRFWTFNLADTAVSLGAACLVLMLWRFESRLHAQQAAAGVPGAAPEAGAAER from the coding sequence ATGTCCCTCTCCTCCGGCTCGCACCCCGCGCACGACGCGGACGCCGAGCGCTCCACCGCCCGCGCGGCCGTCGTCCTGGCCGCGGTCGTCGTCGCGCTCGACCAGGGCACCAAGCTGCTCGCCGAGCGGCACCTGCTGCCGCGGCACACCCCGCACGACATCATCGGCGACGTGCTGCGCTTCACGCTGACGTACAACCCCGGTGCCGCGTTCGGCATGCATCTGGGCGAGGCGTCGCGCTGGGTGTTCATGGTGCTGACGGTGCTCATCGTCGGCTTCCTGATCCGCCTCTACCGCAGCCTGCCGACCGGCGAGCGCCCGCTGAAGCTCGCGATCGCGACCGTCATCGGCGGCGCGATCGGCAACTTCGTCGACCGCATCCGCTCGCCCGAGGGCGTGGTGGACTTCATCGACGTCGGCGTCGGCGACGTGCGCTTCTGGACGTTCAACCTCGCCGACACCGCGGTCAGCCTCGGCGCCGCGTGTCTGGTGCTGATGCTGTGGCGCTTCGAGTCGCGGCTGCACGCGCAGCAGGCGGCTGCCGGCGTCCCCGGCGCGGCGCCCGAGGCCGGCGCCGCCGAGCGGTGA
- a CDS encoding response regulator yields MSRTVLICDDAIFMRTMVSDILQQAGFEVVGEAESGLQAIEKYRALRPDLVTMDIVMPDMGGIDAVREITKLDPAARVLMCSAMGQQALVVEALQAGAKDFVVKPFQPSRVLEAVERILN; encoded by the coding sequence GTGTCCCGAACGGTGCTGATCTGCGACGACGCGATCTTCATGCGCACGATGGTGAGCGACATCCTGCAGCAGGCGGGCTTCGAGGTCGTCGGCGAGGCCGAGTCGGGCCTGCAGGCGATCGAGAAGTACCGCGCGCTGCGCCCGGACCTCGTGACGATGGACATCGTCATGCCGGACATGGGCGGGATCGACGCGGTGCGCGAGATCACGAAGCTCGATCCGGCCGCTCGCGTGCTGATGTGCAGCGCGATGGGTCAGCAGGCGCTGGTCGTCGAGGCGCTGCAGGCCGGCGCCAAGGACTTCGTCGTGAAGCCGTTCCAGCCGAGCCGCGTGCTGGAGGCGGTGGAGCGCATCCTGAACTGA
- a CDS encoding RluA family pseudouridine synthase, producing MTGPNGGPEPEDVLDADEGDDEAAGLAPSVAPGRYALVVADTDAGARLDLYVAAQVGLSRTQSATLIANGNTTVDGRREKASWRVRAGERVDVNVPPPPGRAIVPEDIPLSIIHEDDEIVVIDKAAGMVVHPAPGNWTGTLVNALMGRGQALAAGGGEERPGLVHRIDKDTSGLLVVAKTERAHRVLSADLAARRVVRRYATVCWGHLKEDRITVEKPIARDPRDRKRMAIVTGGKAARTDFVRLARFDVGDLLRAHLHTGRTHQIRVHLASTGHPVLGDDTYGGGGGRRLVGLGAQRHFLHAAWLRFRHPASGEAMDFRAPLPEDLRRSMAALADDRALADHPDPLSVFGFYDDPLP from the coding sequence GTGACCGGTCCGAACGGCGGGCCCGAGCCGGAGGACGTCCTCGACGCGGACGAGGGGGACGACGAGGCCGCGGGCCTCGCGCCCTCCGTCGCGCCCGGCCGCTACGCGCTCGTCGTCGCGGACACGGATGCCGGCGCGCGCCTCGACCTCTACGTCGCCGCGCAGGTGGGGCTGTCGCGCACCCAGTCCGCGACGCTGATCGCGAACGGCAACACGACCGTCGACGGGCGGCGCGAGAAGGCCAGCTGGCGCGTGCGCGCCGGCGAGCGCGTGGACGTCAACGTGCCGCCCCCGCCCGGCCGCGCGATCGTCCCCGAGGACATCCCGCTGTCGATCATCCACGAGGACGACGAGATCGTCGTCATCGACAAGGCGGCCGGGATGGTCGTGCACCCCGCGCCCGGCAACTGGACGGGCACGCTGGTGAACGCGCTCATGGGGCGCGGGCAGGCGCTGGCCGCGGGGGGCGGGGAGGAGCGTCCCGGCCTCGTGCACCGGATCGACAAGGACACCTCAGGGCTGCTGGTGGTGGCCAAGACCGAGCGCGCGCACCGCGTGCTGTCGGCCGACCTGGCGGCGCGGCGCGTCGTGCGACGCTACGCGACCGTGTGCTGGGGCCACCTGAAGGAGGACCGGATCACGGTCGAGAAGCCGATCGCGCGCGATCCGCGAGACCGGAAGCGCATGGCGATCGTCACTGGAGGGAAGGCCGCCCGGACCGACTTCGTGCGGCTCGCCCGGTTCGACGTCGGGGACCTGCTGCGCGCGCACCTGCACACGGGGCGCACGCACCAGATCCGCGTGCACCTCGCCAGCACGGGCCATCCCGTCCTCGGCGACGACACGTACGGCGGCGGGGGCGGGCGACGGCTGGTCGGGCTGGGCGCGCAGCGGCACTTCCTGCACGCGGCGTGGCTGCGCTTCCGGCATCCGGCGTCGGGCGAGGCGATGGACTTCCGGGCACCGCTGCCGGAGGACCTGCGCCGCTCGATGGCGGCGCTGGCGGACGACCGCGCGCTGGCCGACCACCCCGACCCGCTCTCCGTCTTTGGCTTCTACGACGACCCGCTCCCCTGA
- a CDS encoding chemotaxis protein CheC, which yields MTLALDDLRSLSALQLDALREVANMGAGHAATALSQMTGGTIMISVPTIEVARLEDLPPELGPAEQPVAGVVMDMLGDLTGRTLLVFPKATVMRMAEMMLRRPHGSSVALGELERSAIKEAGNILSGAYMNALSDFMGMVLLPSPPTLAVDASTAVLSREFLRIGAEAEQVFVVETEFTMQDLGERLRGFFLLLPDPASLQAILRTIRLA from the coding sequence ATGACCCTCGCACTCGACGACCTCCGGTCCCTCAGCGCGCTGCAGCTCGACGCACTCCGCGAGGTGGCCAACATGGGCGCCGGCCACGCGGCCACCGCGCTCTCGCAGATGACCGGCGGCACGATCATGATCAGCGTGCCCACGATCGAGGTCGCGCGCCTCGAGGACCTGCCGCCGGAGCTCGGCCCGGCCGAGCAGCCCGTGGCGGGCGTCGTGATGGACATGCTGGGCGACCTCACCGGTCGCACGCTGCTCGTCTTCCCGAAGGCCACGGTCATGCGCATGGCAGAGATGATGCTCCGTCGCCCGCACGGCTCGTCGGTCGCGCTCGGGGAGCTGGAGCGCTCGGCGATCAAGGAGGCGGGCAACATCCTCAGCGGCGCGTACATGAACGCGCTCAGCGACTTCATGGGCATGGTGCTGCTGCCGTCGCCGCCCACGCTCGCGGTGGACGCGTCGACGGCGGTGCTGTCGCGCGAGTTCCTGCGCATCGGCGCGGAAGCGGAGCAGGTCTTCGTCGTCGAGACGGAGTTCACGATGCAGGACCTCGGCGAGCGGCTGCGCGGGTTCTTCCTGCTGCTGCCGGATCCCGCGTCGCTGCAGGCGATCCTGCGCACCATCCGGCTCGCCTGA
- a CDS encoding chemotaxis protein CheA — protein MSFSTAKYAALFADEAREHLAAAADALLALERAADAGVRDAAAIDAAFRAVHTVKGMSATMGYAVVERVAHEMEHVLAHVRAGALPVDPALVDALLAASDALQAAVHAAVDGTAAPDADASLAALRAFDANAATAAASSSADAAFASPISIAGGLRVRVRIAADAALPGVRAFLALQRAESLGAVHDVAPPAAAFQADDFDGAFAFVLVPSSPMDADAIARAIRAAGEIASVDVRQPDATPLSVPAIEAPTSRESAPASRTVRMDAARLDALLDLAGELVTARGRLAAAAARVGDAVLAGAVADVGRLVGALQEQVLESRLVAVAEVFDRMPRLVRDAARATGKQVALETDGSDVAVDRAVLDALGDPLGHLLRNAVDHGIEAADARAASGKPAVGRVHLRAARERDAIAVSVTDDGRGIDPARVLPRARALGLVGPDETTLDDDGLLRVLASPGFSTADRVTSVSGRGVGIDAVLARVRALGGTLALHTQPGAGTTWTLRLPLTLAVARALLAHTDDGQTYALPLAHVRETLDLGGESERDADGRRAVRLRDELVPLVALRDAVAPGAHGRKDDDALAGCTEAAVVEVGARRVALAVPAFAGQPDLVVKRLPSVRGALRIFGGATILETGAVALIVDVPALLTRISS, from the coding sequence GTGAGCTTCTCCACCGCCAAGTACGCGGCCCTCTTCGCCGACGAGGCGCGCGAGCACCTCGCGGCCGCCGCCGACGCGCTGCTCGCGCTGGAGCGCGCGGCCGACGCGGGCGTGCGCGACGCCGCCGCGATCGACGCCGCGTTCCGCGCGGTGCACACGGTGAAGGGGATGAGCGCGACGATGGGCTACGCCGTCGTCGAGCGCGTCGCCCACGAGATGGAGCACGTGCTGGCGCACGTGCGCGCGGGCGCCCTGCCTGTGGATCCCGCGCTGGTGGACGCGCTGCTCGCGGCCTCCGACGCGCTGCAAGCGGCGGTGCACGCCGCGGTCGACGGCACCGCGGCGCCGGACGCCGACGCGAGCCTCGCGGCGCTCCGCGCGTTCGACGCGAACGCCGCGACGGCGGCTGCGTCATCCAGTGCCGACGCAGCGTTCGCGTCACCGATCAGCATCGCCGGCGGGCTGCGCGTGCGCGTCCGCATCGCCGCCGACGCCGCGCTCCCGGGCGTCCGCGCCTTCCTCGCGCTGCAGCGCGCGGAGTCCCTCGGCGCCGTGCACGACGTGGCGCCGCCCGCCGCCGCGTTCCAGGCCGACGACTTCGACGGCGCGTTCGCGTTCGTGCTGGTGCCGTCGTCGCCGATGGATGCCGACGCGATCGCGCGCGCCATCCGCGCCGCCGGCGAGATCGCGAGCGTCGACGTGCGGCAGCCCGACGCCACGCCGCTGTCGGTGCCCGCGATCGAGGCACCGACGTCGCGCGAGAGCGCGCCCGCGTCGCGCACGGTGCGCATGGACGCCGCGCGGCTCGACGCGCTGCTCGACCTCGCGGGCGAGCTGGTGACCGCGCGCGGGCGACTCGCCGCCGCCGCCGCGCGCGTGGGCGACGCGGTGCTCGCGGGGGCCGTCGCCGACGTCGGCCGGCTCGTGGGCGCGCTGCAGGAGCAGGTGCTGGAGAGCCGCCTCGTGGCGGTGGCGGAGGTGTTCGACCGCATGCCGCGCCTGGTGCGCGACGCGGCGCGCGCGACCGGCAAGCAGGTCGCGCTGGAGACCGACGGCAGCGACGTCGCCGTCGACCGCGCGGTGCTCGACGCGCTCGGCGATCCGCTGGGACACCTGCTGCGCAACGCCGTCGACCATGGCATCGAGGCCGCCGACGCGCGCGCCGCGAGCGGGAAGCCCGCGGTGGGCCGTGTGCACCTGCGCGCGGCGCGCGAGCGCGACGCGATCGCCGTCTCCGTCACCGACGACGGCCGCGGCATCGACCCGGCGCGCGTGCTGCCGCGCGCGCGCGCGCTCGGCCTGGTTGGACCGGACGAGACGACGCTCGACGACGACGGCCTGCTGCGCGTGCTCGCCAGCCCGGGCTTCTCGACGGCGGACCGCGTGACGTCGGTCTCGGGCCGCGGCGTCGGCATCGACGCGGTGCTCGCGCGCGTGCGCGCGCTGGGCGGCACGCTCGCGCTGCACACGCAGCCCGGCGCGGGTACGACGTGGACGCTGCGGCTCCCGCTGACGCTCGCGGTCGCGCGCGCGCTGCTCGCCCACACGGACGACGGGCAGACGTATGCGCTCCCGCTCGCGCACGTGCGCGAGACGCTGGACCTGGGCGGCGAGTCGGAGCGCGACGCGGACGGCCGCCGGGCGGTCCGGCTGCGCGACGAGCTGGTGCCGCTGGTGGCGCTCCGCGACGCGGTCGCGCCGGGGGCTCATGGACGGAAGGACGACGACGCGCTGGCCGGCTGCACCGAGGCCGCCGTCGTCGAGGTGGGGGCGCGGCGCGTCGCGCTGGCGGTCCCCGCCTTCGCAGGACAGCCGGACCTCGTCGTCAAGCGCCTCCCGAGCGTCCGCGGCGCGCTCAGGATCTTCGGCGGGGCGACGATACTCGAGACGGGGGCAGTGGCCCTCATCGTGGACGTGCCCGCGCTCCTCACCCGGATCTCCTCATGA
- a CDS encoding chemotaxis protein CheW codes for MPPASSDELSALAPDDADAALADAEELLVVQVGERTYALPAAQVREVARAAPVTPLPGPASWIRGLAAVRGALLPVGDLRRRASHGVASEDALTGRDAWMAVVDDGRRGAALVGLRVRGVALAQRTADDAAVLATLDAAGLPVRGDARLMGDDRRAAGAGLVRLARGSRARGPASRAPAAGAASEPATQSALVARLDVTALLDDLYDDGG; via the coding sequence GTGCCGCCGGCGTCGTCGGACGAGCTGTCAGCGCTCGCACCGGACGACGCCGACGCGGCCCTCGCGGACGCGGAGGAGCTGCTGGTCGTGCAGGTGGGCGAGCGGACGTACGCGCTCCCCGCGGCGCAGGTGCGCGAGGTCGCGCGCGCCGCGCCGGTGACGCCGCTGCCGGGGCCCGCCAGCTGGATCCGCGGGCTGGCCGCCGTGCGCGGCGCGCTGCTGCCGGTGGGCGACCTGCGCCGGCGCGCGTCGCACGGCGTCGCGTCGGAGGACGCGCTCACCGGTCGCGACGCGTGGATGGCCGTCGTCGACGATGGCCGGCGCGGTGCGGCGCTGGTGGGGTTGCGCGTGCGCGGCGTGGCGCTCGCGCAACGCACCGCGGACGATGCTGCCGTCCTCGCGACGCTCGACGCGGCGGGGTTGCCCGTGCGGGGGGACGCGCGTCTGATGGGCGACGACCGGCGCGCTGCCGGTGCGGGGCTCGTGCGCCTGGCGCGCGGGTCGCGCGCCCGTGGCCCGGCGTCCCGCGCGCCCGCGGCCGGCGCCGCGAGCGAGCCCGCCACGCAGTCGGCGCTCGTCGCGCGACTGGACGTGACGGCGCTGCTCGACGACCTGTACGACGACGGAGGATAG
- the lspA gene encoding signal peptidase II has translation MSDRSPASAAEGEISTNGVVFWPVVVLIVLVDLVTKLIAAYALVPRGFPHEVFGDAVRFTLVYNPGAAFGLHVGEHSRWVFLLLTAVVLRVLWSLYRTTRDRDNVRTLALALVCAGAVGNAICRLRSPEGVVDFIDVGVGAARWPTFNIADVAVTGGAALLAWALWGEPDDAADPAPASAPAALPDPADAP, from the coding sequence GTGTCCGACCGGAGCCCCGCGTCGGCGGCCGAGGGCGAGATCAGCACGAACGGCGTGGTCTTCTGGCCCGTCGTCGTGCTGATCGTCCTCGTCGACCTCGTCACGAAGCTGATCGCCGCCTACGCGCTGGTGCCGCGCGGCTTCCCGCACGAGGTCTTCGGCGACGCGGTGCGCTTCACGCTCGTGTACAACCCCGGCGCCGCGTTCGGCCTGCACGTCGGCGAGCACTCGCGCTGGGTGTTCCTGCTGCTGACGGCGGTCGTGCTGCGCGTGCTCTGGTCGCTCTACCGCACGACCCGCGACCGCGACAACGTCCGCACGCTGGCGCTCGCGCTGGTGTGCGCGGGCGCCGTCGGGAACGCGATCTGCCGGCTGCGCTCCCCCGAGGGCGTGGTCGACTTCATCGACGTGGGCGTGGGCGCCGCGCGCTGGCCCACCTTCAACATCGCCGACGTCGCGGTCACCGGTGGCGCCGCGCTCCTCGCGTGGGCGCTGTGGGGCGAGCCCGACGACGCGGCCGACCCGGCTCCCGCCTCCGCCCCCGCCGCGCTGCCGGATCCGGCCGACGCGCCCTGA